In Micromonospora sp. LH3U1, one genomic interval encodes:
- a CDS encoding acyltransferase family protein, producing the protein MTSAAEVPAVQPAPAPARLPSLTGLRWIAALLVFGFHAGTMRIIAEPDYKAVVDALFTLGLSGVQFFFILSGFVLVWSARAGDSRRIFWRRRVAKIYPNHLVLWGATLLVAWWFADPVLPAAALENLVLLQAWDPRPGWFYSINTVSWSLSCEFFFYLCLPLALPLLRRARPKLLWVLIVALPLLILALWPAQQLVPEVSRWWFTQVFPPVRSLEFWLGAVAAELMRRGLWRGPGLTVASGIFLATWVAATEFIRAELWTTLLAVAYLLVITAAADADVRGRRSPWRSRPLVWLGEVSFAFYLVHVLVMTSVLRWSGDWGTGFEGWRGPAVVLGFLVVNLVLAGLLHRFVETPMMRRLAPRRPARPVSVPGPVSVPRPRTAGSEAPDSDAPNAAGVGPRTGAGGADPADSRATYVDSR; encoded by the coding sequence ATGACGAGCGCCGCCGAGGTGCCGGCTGTCCAGCCGGCCCCCGCACCAGCCCGGCTGCCCTCGCTGACCGGGCTGCGCTGGATCGCCGCGTTGCTGGTCTTCGGATTCCACGCGGGCACCATGCGGATCATCGCCGAGCCGGACTACAAGGCTGTCGTCGACGCACTGTTCACCCTCGGCCTGTCCGGGGTGCAGTTCTTCTTCATCCTCAGCGGCTTCGTGCTGGTCTGGTCGGCCCGCGCGGGCGACTCCCGGCGCATCTTCTGGCGACGACGGGTCGCCAAGATCTACCCGAATCACCTGGTGCTGTGGGGAGCCACGCTGCTGGTCGCCTGGTGGTTCGCCGACCCGGTCCTCCCGGCGGCCGCACTGGAGAACCTGGTGCTGTTGCAGGCCTGGGACCCCCGGCCGGGCTGGTTCTACAGCATCAACACGGTGAGCTGGTCGCTGTCCTGCGAGTTCTTCTTCTACCTGTGTCTGCCGCTGGCGCTGCCACTGCTGCGCCGGGCCCGGCCGAAGCTGCTGTGGGTGCTGATCGTCGCACTGCCGCTGCTGATCCTCGCGCTCTGGCCGGCTCAGCAGTTGGTGCCGGAGGTGAGCCGATGGTGGTTCACCCAGGTCTTCCCACCCGTGCGGTCGCTGGAGTTCTGGTTGGGCGCGGTGGCGGCCGAGTTGATGCGCCGTGGCCTCTGGCGCGGCCCGGGGCTGACCGTGGCCAGCGGGATCTTCCTGGCCACCTGGGTGGCAGCCACGGAGTTCATCCGCGCCGAACTGTGGACCACGCTGCTCGCGGTCGCGTACCTGCTGGTGATCACCGCCGCCGCGGACGCGGACGTGCGGGGTCGGCGCTCGCCGTGGCGGTCCCGGCCGCTGGTCTGGCTCGGTGAGGTCTCCTTCGCCTTCTACCTGGTTCACGTGCTGGTGATGACGAGCGTGTTGCGCTGGAGCGGTGACTGGGGGACCGGCTTCGAGGGCTGGCGTGGCCCGGCCGTGGTGCTCGGCTTCCTGGTGGTGAACCTGGTCCTCGCCGGGTTGCTGCATCGCTTCGTCGAGACCCCGATGATGCGCCGACTCGCGCCGCGCCGTCCGGCCCGACCGGTGTCCGTCCCCGGACCCGTGTCCGTCCCCCGACCGCGCACGGCAGGCAGCGAAGCCCCCGACAGCGATGCCCCCAACGCCGCTGGCGTCGGGCCTCGAACCGGGGCCGGCGGGGCCGACCCAGCCGACAGCCGAGCAACGTACGTGGACTCGCGCTGA
- the pseI gene encoding pseudaminic acid synthase, whose translation MTATIKIGPHAVGAGERPFVVAEMSGNHNGDLNRALAIVDAVAESGAHALKLQTYRPDTITIDVDTPAFRISSGHELWGGENLYRLYERAHTPYEWHAPIFERARERGLTVFSSPFDATAVELLESLDAPAYKIASSELVDLPLIRLVASTGKPMVISTGMATVAEIDAAVRTARDGGAAGIVLLACTASYPAPPADSNLRRLPVLAGAFDVPVGLSDHTPGIGVAVASVALGACFIEKHVTLDRADGGVDSDFSLNPAELTALVAESGRAYAALGGAAIGPTPAEREGLRFRRSLFVVEDVRAGDPVTAHNVRSIRPAGGLAPVDIDRVLGRTFATDVPRGTPLSWDLI comes from the coding sequence ATGACGGCGACAATCAAGATCGGACCGCACGCGGTCGGTGCCGGGGAGCGACCGTTCGTGGTCGCCGAGATGTCCGGCAACCACAACGGCGATCTGAACCGGGCGCTGGCCATCGTCGACGCGGTGGCCGAGAGCGGGGCGCACGCGCTGAAGCTCCAGACGTACCGGCCGGACACGATCACGATCGACGTCGACACTCCGGCGTTCCGGATCTCCAGCGGGCACGAGTTGTGGGGCGGGGAGAACCTGTACCGCCTCTACGAGCGCGCCCACACCCCGTACGAGTGGCACGCCCCGATCTTCGAGCGGGCCCGCGAGCGTGGGCTGACCGTCTTCTCGTCACCGTTCGACGCGACCGCCGTGGAGCTGCTGGAGTCGCTGGACGCACCCGCGTACAAGATCGCCTCGTCGGAGCTGGTCGACCTGCCGCTGATCCGGCTCGTGGCCAGCACCGGCAAGCCGATGGTGATCTCCACGGGAATGGCGACGGTCGCGGAGATCGACGCTGCGGTGCGAACCGCCCGTGACGGTGGCGCGGCGGGCATCGTCCTGCTGGCGTGCACCGCGTCCTACCCGGCGCCGCCGGCCGACAGCAACCTGCGCCGACTGCCGGTGCTGGCCGGTGCGTTCGACGTGCCGGTCGGGCTCTCCGACCACACGCCCGGCATCGGGGTGGCGGTCGCCTCGGTGGCGCTCGGCGCCTGCTTCATCGAGAAGCACGTCACGCTGGACCGGGCCGACGGCGGGGTGGACTCGGACTTCTCCCTGAACCCGGCGGAGCTCACGGCCCTGGTCGCCGAGTCGGGCCGCGCGTACGCGGCGCTGGGCGGTGCCGCGATCGGCCCGACCCCGGCGGAACGGGAAGGGCTGCGGTTCCGCCGTTCGCTCTTCGTGGTCGAGGACGTCCGCGCCGGCGACCCGGTGACCGCGCACAACGTTCGCTCGATCCGGCCAGCCGGCGGGCTGGCCCCTGTGGACATCGACCGGGTGCTGGGCCGCACCTTCGCCACCGACGTCCCCCGAGGCACCCCCCTGAGCTGGGACCTGATCTAG
- a CDS encoding glycosyltransferase family 2 protein, translating into MVNEPTHAPLLSIVVPVYGVEAYLYQCLASIRADVPAGESDAVELIAVDDASPDGCGDMLRSYAVSRDGVRVVHLSSNVGLGLARNAGLDVATGRYVWFIDSDDWLPPGTIAAVLDRLRQHQPDVLMLDHLRVHEDGRREVDASSHLLRGIPAVTRLADQPQLLRVQHTAWNKVVRRDFLDELELRFFPGWYEDIPFSHPLLIGAERISVLDRICYLYRQGRQGAITSTRSGRHFDAFAQYERLLDWVARKHPDERLQSELFQLMISHYLVVVGNDDRLHPHLRRDFFHRAAEHYRRYLPTGGYPLPPGANGLKHRLVGRGDWLAYSALRQAHRVAGRLRRPGPAGGIGTDTGSVTTDEDPGRGAGTATTRDGGLTMATERRDALAGGRRP; encoded by the coding sequence GTGGTCAATGAGCCGACGCACGCACCGCTGCTGAGCATCGTCGTGCCCGTGTACGGCGTCGAGGCGTACCTGTACCAGTGCCTCGCGTCGATCCGGGCCGACGTCCCGGCAGGCGAGTCGGACGCGGTCGAGCTGATCGCGGTCGACGACGCCTCTCCGGACGGCTGCGGCGACATGCTCCGCTCGTACGCGGTCAGCCGCGACGGCGTCCGCGTCGTACACCTGAGCAGCAACGTGGGTCTGGGCCTGGCCCGCAACGCCGGGCTCGACGTGGCCACCGGCCGGTACGTCTGGTTCATCGACAGCGACGACTGGCTGCCGCCGGGCACGATCGCGGCGGTGCTGGACCGGCTGCGCCAGCACCAGCCCGACGTGCTCATGCTGGACCACCTGCGGGTGCACGAGGACGGCCGGCGGGAGGTCGACGCGAGCAGTCACCTGCTGCGCGGAATCCCCGCCGTCACCCGGCTGGCCGACCAGCCACAACTGCTGCGGGTGCAGCACACCGCCTGGAACAAGGTGGTCCGCCGGGACTTCCTGGACGAGCTGGAGCTGCGGTTCTTCCCCGGCTGGTACGAGGACATCCCGTTCAGCCACCCGCTGCTGATCGGGGCGGAGAGGATCTCCGTGCTGGACCGGATCTGCTACCTGTACCGGCAGGGCCGGCAGGGCGCGATCACCTCCACCCGCAGCGGCCGGCACTTCGACGCATTCGCCCAGTACGAGCGGCTGTTGGACTGGGTCGCCCGCAAGCACCCGGACGAGCGTTTGCAGTCCGAACTGTTCCAGCTGATGATCAGCCACTACCTGGTGGTGGTGGGCAACGACGACCGGCTGCACCCACACCTGCGGCGGGACTTCTTCCACCGGGCCGCCGAGCACTACCGTCGGTACCTGCCCACCGGCGGCTACCCCCTGCCCCCGGGCGCGAACGGGCTCAAGCACCGCCTCGTCGGGCGCGGTGACTGGCTGGCGTACTCGGCACTGCGGCAGGCACACCGCGTCGCTGGTCGCCTGCGCCGGCCCGGCCCGGCGGGTGGCATCGGCACCGACACCGGTTCGGTCACCACCGACGAGGACCCGGGCCGAGGGGCGGGCACCGCGACGACGCGGGACGGCGGGCTCACCATGGCGACGGAGCGACGTGACGCGCTGGCCGGGGGCCGCCGGCCGTGA